One Cohnella candidum genomic region harbors:
- a CDS encoding precorrin-2 dehydrogenase/sirohydrochlorin ferrochelatase family protein — translation MAEWYPVMLRMEGKLAVVIGGGPVAERKVCGLLEAGAQIRVVSPELTEGLRTLAEVGRLEWRQKEAEASDLAGATLVFAAAGSSEANLRITAAAAASGIPVNAAEDGEAGDFILPAVLRRGRFILTASVSGAGPALASRVVRELETRYGPEYAEYADELRRIRRIVKERVSSREERRRLLAAAAETDALEEWRTTGIAAEPDRLLERLRDRAGSGQDREKR, via the coding sequence ATGGCGGAATGGTATCCGGTCATGCTTCGCATGGAAGGGAAACTGGCCGTCGTGATCGGAGGGGGGCCTGTGGCGGAGCGAAAAGTCTGCGGCCTGCTCGAAGCGGGCGCGCAGATACGCGTCGTCAGTCCCGAGCTGACGGAAGGCTTGCGGACGCTGGCGGAAGTGGGGCGGCTGGAGTGGCGGCAGAAAGAAGCGGAAGCCTCGGATCTTGCGGGGGCGACGCTGGTGTTTGCCGCTGCGGGCAGTTCCGAGGCGAACCTGCGGATCACGGCCGCGGCTGCGGCGTCCGGTATCCCGGTCAACGCGGCGGAAGACGGAGAGGCCGGCGATTTCATCTTACCGGCGGTGCTGCGGCGGGGGCGTTTCATCCTCACGGCCAGCGTTTCCGGCGCCGGGCCGGCTCTCGCTTCCCGCGTCGTAAGGGAATTGGAAACGCGGTACGGACCGGAATATGCCGAATATGCCGACGAGTTGCGCCGGATTCGGCGAATCGTGAAAGAGCGTGTTTCCAGCCGTGAGGAGAGGCGAAGACTTTTGGCCGCGGCGGCTGAGACGGACGCGCTCGAAGAATGGCGGACGACCGGCATCGCGGCCGAACCGGACCGCCTGCTGGAACGGCTCAGGGATCGGGCCGGTTCCGGACAAGACAGAGAGAAAAGGTGA
- a CDS encoding cytochrome C assembly family protein: MLTQDWLTDAVLYVYALSLLFFASDAASGSRSARKAGTGLLVFVWVLQTIFLILLLIQRFSVAELSLKDFLFFVSWLLVSLSFLVNRWLRAELLVLFVNVVGFAVLAMNLLQRPHRNFVLSSWEAAKRLLVVHIGLITVSFAVLTVAAILGGMYLFLHERLKKKRWTPVLSRMPSLELIDRYAFRAGLIGVPLLFLSLSTGTAALLLDGRARSLLDEKVLLSFAAGILYVVYLLRRTASGDDGTKVARWNLIGYALLVAAFFANSVSAFHRWM; this comes from the coding sequence ATGTTGACGCAAGACTGGTTGACCGATGCCGTACTTTACGTATATGCCCTGAGCTTGCTTTTCTTCGCGTCCGACGCCGCATCCGGCAGCCGGAGCGCGAGAAAAGCGGGAACAGGGCTGCTTGTTTTCGTCTGGGTCTTGCAGACGATCTTCCTGATCTTGCTGCTGATCCAGCGTTTTTCGGTGGCGGAGCTTTCGCTCAAGGACTTTTTATTTTTCGTTTCTTGGCTGCTGGTGTCGCTGTCCTTCCTTGTGAACCGCTGGCTTCGGGCCGAGCTGCTCGTGCTGTTCGTCAATGTCGTCGGATTCGCGGTTTTGGCCATGAACCTGCTGCAGCGGCCGCACCGGAACTTCGTTCTTTCCTCTTGGGAGGCGGCCAAACGGCTGCTCGTCGTGCATATCGGCCTCATTACCGTTTCGTTCGCCGTGTTGACCGTCGCCGCGATTTTGGGAGGCATGTATCTCTTCTTGCACGAGCGCCTGAAGAAAAAGCGTTGGACGCCGGTTCTCAGCCGGATGCCCAGCTTGGAGCTCATCGACCGGTACGCTTTCCGGGCGGGGTTGATCGGGGTTCCGCTGCTGTTCCTGTCCTTGTCGACCGGAACGGCGGCTTTGCTGCTCGACGGCAGGGCGCGTTCCCTGCTGGACGAGAAAGTGCTCCTCTCCTTCGCCGCCGGAATCCTTTACGTCGTCTACCTGCTGCGGAGAACCGCATCCGGAGATGACGGAACGAAGGTGGCGCGTTGGAACCTGATCGGATACGCGCTGCTTGTGGCCGCGTTTTTCGCCAATTCCGTTTCGGCGTTCCATCGCTGGATGTAA
- the hemA gene encoding glutamyl-tRNA reductase yields the protein MHLIVVGLNYRTAPVEIRERFALAEGDTLEALQSLKKTTGILEGVIVATCNRTEIYVVVDRLHLCGHYVRAFMEQWFQIPRQEFNKHLYMHEDDQAVEHLFRVTSGLDSMVLGETQILGQVRDAFLQAQENGTTGTIFNRLFKQAVTLAKRAHSETSIGENAVSVSYAAVELGKKIFGRFTDKTVMIVGAGKMSELTARHLHANGAKKVFVAGRTVSRAEELAGKFDGTALSMEEALSRLDEADIVISSTGAERFVLERGAIEQAMAKRKKRPLFLIDIAVPRDIDPACGDIPNVFLYDIDDLEGIVEGNLEKRRKEAAVIEAMISEEQEAYREWFATLGVSPLIRALQEKAAAIQESTLESMLRKLPDLDDREQKVIRKLTKSMVNQMIHDPILRIKELAAEKKGEEAMKLFVQLFSLEDEVSKLKEEAVSERKSRKENESQEPAGAVRELETLLGRLAGALQ from the coding sequence ATGCATCTGATTGTCGTCGGCTTGAACTACCGGACGGCCCCCGTGGAAATCCGGGAACGTTTCGCGCTTGCGGAAGGCGATACGCTCGAGGCGCTTCAGTCGCTCAAAAAGACGACGGGCATTCTCGAAGGCGTAATCGTCGCGACCTGCAATCGTACGGAAATTTACGTAGTGGTGGATCGCCTGCATTTGTGCGGCCATTACGTGCGGGCATTCATGGAGCAATGGTTCCAAATTCCGAGGCAGGAATTCAACAAACATTTATATATGCACGAAGACGATCAGGCGGTGGAACATTTGTTCCGCGTCACCAGCGGGCTCGATTCGATGGTGCTGGGCGAGACGCAGATCCTGGGCCAAGTTCGGGACGCGTTCCTCCAGGCGCAGGAGAACGGGACCACCGGCACGATTTTCAACCGGCTGTTCAAGCAAGCGGTCACGCTGGCCAAGCGGGCGCACTCCGAAACCTCGATCGGCGAAAACGCCGTCTCCGTCAGTTATGCGGCGGTGGAACTGGGCAAGAAAATTTTCGGCCGATTTACCGATAAGACGGTCATGATCGTCGGCGCGGGCAAAATGAGCGAGCTGACCGCACGCCATCTGCACGCGAACGGCGCGAAGAAAGTATTCGTCGCGGGACGTACGGTTTCCCGCGCCGAGGAACTCGCAGGCAAGTTCGACGGGACGGCGCTTTCCATGGAAGAGGCGCTCAGCCGCTTGGATGAAGCCGATATCGTGATCAGCAGCACCGGCGCGGAACGGTTCGTCCTGGAGCGCGGCGCGATCGAGCAGGCGATGGCCAAACGCAAGAAACGTCCGCTTTTCCTGATCGACATCGCCGTGCCGCGGGATATCGATCCTGCATGCGGAGACATTCCGAACGTTTTCCTTTACGATATTGACGACCTTGAAGGGATCGTCGAAGGGAACCTGGAGAAACGCCGCAAGGAAGCGGCGGTCATCGAAGCAATGATCTCCGAAGAGCAAGAAGCGTACCGCGAATGGTTCGCGACGCTCGGCGTCAGCCCGCTCATCCGCGCCCTGCAGGAGAAGGCGGCCGCCATCCAGGAAAGCACGTTGGAGAGCATGCTCCGCAAGCTTCCGGATTTGGATGACCGGGAGCAGAAGGTGATCCGCAAACTGACCAAGAGCATGGTGAACCAAATGATCCACGACCCCATCCTTCGCATCAAGGAGCTTGCGGCGGAGAAGAAGGGCGAGGAAGCGATGAAGCTGTTCGTCCAGCTGTTCTCCTTGGAGGATGAGGTTTCCAAGCTGAAGGAAGAAGCCGTTAGCGAGCGCAAGTCCCGCAAGGAAAACGAATCCCAGGAGCCTGCCGGCGCCGTTCGCGAATTGGAGACGCTGCTCGGCCGGCTGGCGGGCGCACTCCAGTAG
- the speD gene encoding adenosylmethionine decarboxylase translates to MEYSTFGRHVAVDTWGVNFDTLNNAELLQSHMVEAAEACGATVLSVQAKQFEPQGATVLVLLSESHLSIHTYPEKGFAAIDCYTCGETVDPQAAIDYLVGVLKPERTYAKKLVRGLGEMQVEEPVMKQVELV, encoded by the coding sequence ATGGAATACTCTACTTTCGGACGGCACGTTGCGGTGGACACTTGGGGAGTAAACTTCGATACGTTGAACAACGCCGAACTTCTCCAATCGCACATGGTCGAGGCAGCCGAAGCTTGCGGCGCCACCGTTCTATCGGTTCAAGCCAAACAATTCGAACCTCAAGGGGCAACGGTTCTGGTTCTGCTTTCGGAGAGCCATCTCTCGATTCACACGTATCCCGAGAAAGGTTTTGCCGCCATCGATTGCTACACCTGCGGCGAAACGGTCGATCCGCAAGCGGCGATCGATTATCTCGTTGGCGTCTTGAAGCCTGAGCGCACTTACGCGAAAAAACTCGTTCGCGGCCTGGGTGAAATGCAAGTCGAAGAGCCGGTCATGAAACAGGTCGAGCTCGTATAA
- a CDS encoding non-ribosomal peptide synthetase module, producing MAQRVATEYVNANLTVPETDMPRLLALCGAQQLRLQVFVLENGNQEVVLEDDAGGESIRLTFERSEGNYRCRLTCRVVQPKLTNVLRKMVSAFKGDAVVNRIYEGFTMVYHYMQGAVIRIAECKGNAVRTVFEYRDTLGRMEAQFQLCSVEEEIGRLKQSVNELLDRRNRAADPGSIREIDERLKYHSRLLFVLEA from the coding sequence ATGGCTCAACGGGTAGCCACGGAGTATGTCAATGCCAATCTGACCGTGCCGGAAACCGATATGCCGAGGCTTCTTGCCTTGTGCGGAGCCCAGCAGCTTCGCCTGCAGGTGTTCGTTCTGGAGAACGGCAATCAGGAGGTCGTCCTGGAGGACGACGCGGGCGGCGAATCTATCCGCTTAACCTTTGAGCGTTCCGAAGGGAACTACCGTTGCCGGCTGACCTGCAGGGTCGTGCAGCCCAAACTGACGAACGTCCTTCGCAAAATGGTTTCTGCCTTCAAGGGCGACGCGGTCGTCAACCGGATTTACGAAGGCTTTACGATGGTGTACCACTATATGCAGGGCGCGGTCATCCGGATCGCCGAATGCAAAGGGAACGCCGTACGTACCGTGTTCGAATACCGCGACACGCTCGGAAGAATGGAAGCCCAGTTCCAACTTTGTTCCGTCGAAGAAGAGATCGGAAGGCTGAAGCAGTCGGTCAACGAGCTGTTGGATCGGCGCAATCGCGCTGCGGACCCCGGAAGTATCCGTGAAATCGACGAACGGTTGAAGTACCACAGCCGCCTGCTGTTCGTTCTGGAAGCTTAA
- the yihA gene encoding ribosome biogenesis GTP-binding protein YihA/YsxC, with amino-acid sequence MKIKTSDFVISAAGESQFPEDGLPEVALAGRSNVGKSSLINKMLLRRNLARTSAQPGKTQTLNYYRINEVLYFVDFPGYGYARVAKTQREAWGKLAERYLRDREPLKLVLQLVDLRHPPSAEDRNMFAWLSHYGIPMCVVATKADKISRNQIPKHAKIVRQTLGMPGHFPLVVFSSETGQGRDELWSIIAQAAGIASESPSEPHKVPQETEDNA; translated from the coding sequence ATGAAAATCAAAACAAGCGATTTCGTCATCAGCGCGGCCGGCGAGAGCCAATTTCCGGAGGACGGTTTGCCGGAGGTGGCCCTCGCCGGCCGTTCCAACGTCGGCAAGTCTTCCTTGATCAACAAAATGCTGCTGCGACGCAACCTGGCCCGCACGAGTGCGCAGCCGGGCAAAACGCAGACGCTGAACTATTACCGAATCAACGAAGTTCTTTACTTCGTCGATTTTCCGGGATACGGCTACGCCCGTGTGGCCAAAACCCAACGGGAAGCGTGGGGCAAGCTGGCGGAGCGTTACTTGCGCGACCGGGAGCCGCTCAAGCTCGTGCTGCAGCTCGTGGACTTGCGCCACCCGCCGTCGGCTGAAGACCGGAACATGTTCGCCTGGTTGTCCCACTACGGCATCCCGATGTGCGTGGTCGCGACCAAGGCGGACAAAATTTCCCGCAACCAAATCCCGAAGCACGCCAAGATCGTCCGCCAAACGCTCGGCATGCCGGGCCACTTTCCGCTCGTCGTGTTTTCGTCGGAAACGGGCCAAGGAAGGGATGAATTATGGAGCATCATCGCGCAAGCGGCCGGAATCGCGAGTGAGTCCCCTTCTGAACCCCATAAAGTACCGCAGGAAACAGAGGATAACGCGTAA
- the lon gene encoding endopeptidase La, translating into MGSGKTRSRSIPLLPLRGLLVYPSMVLHLDVGREKSVKALEQSMVDDHMILLCSQSEVNIEEPTHDDIYRVGTVAKVRQMLKLPNGTIRVLVEGVHRAEIEQYLPNEQYYEVLAKELQETGEGDPELDALMRAVLSQFENYINLSKKVTPETLAAVSDIDQPGRLADVITSHLSLKIKDKQDILETVNVRSRLEKVLDLLNNEREVLELERKISQRVKKQMEKTQKEYYLREQMKAIQKELGEKEGRAGEVEELRNQLEEASLPEKIAAKVEKEIDRLEKMPASSAEGAVIRTYVEWLLALPWNKQTEDDLDIAKAEQILDEEHYGLEKPKERVLEYLAVQKLVKKLKGPILCFVGPPGVGKTSLARSIAKSLGREFVRISLGGVRDEAEIRGHRRTYVGAMPGRVIQGMRTAGTQNPVFLLDEIDKMAMDFRGDPASALLEVLDPEQNATFSDHYIEMPFDLSNVMFVTTANVVHNIPRPLLDRMELLTVPGYTELEKQKIAEQHLLPKQKREHGLEESQLDVKPEAVLTLIREYTRESGVRNMEQQLASICRKAAKEIVANPESAPIAVDVAKLKEYLGPPKFRYGMAEQEDQIGAVTGLAWTEVGGDTLVIEVTVMPGNGKLTLTGKLGDVMKESAQAAFSYTRSRVKELGIASDFHEKNDIHIHIPEGAIPKDGPSAGITMATALISALTNRPVSREVAMTGEITLRGRVLPIGGLKEKSLAAHRAGIRKVLIPKDNERDLRDIPDSVREAMTFVPVSHMDEVLLHALTDPILIAPPPVGSDPVALETTPDAPIPATVESETEDGPPLGTH; encoded by the coding sequence ATGGGTTCGGGCAAAACGAGAAGCCGTTCTATTCCTTTGCTGCCCCTGCGCGGGCTGCTCGTGTATCCCAGCATGGTGCTTCATCTGGACGTCGGGCGGGAGAAGTCGGTTAAGGCGCTGGAGCAGAGCATGGTCGACGATCACATGATCCTTCTGTGTTCCCAATCGGAAGTGAACATCGAGGAACCGACGCACGACGATATCTACCGCGTCGGTACGGTCGCGAAAGTGCGCCAGATGCTCAAGCTGCCGAACGGAACGATCCGCGTGCTGGTGGAAGGCGTCCACCGTGCGGAGATCGAACAGTACTTGCCAAACGAACAATACTACGAAGTTCTGGCCAAGGAATTGCAGGAGACGGGAGAAGGGGATCCGGAGTTGGATGCCCTCATGCGGGCCGTCCTCAGCCAATTCGAGAACTACATCAACCTTTCGAAGAAGGTCACGCCGGAAACGCTCGCCGCCGTATCGGACATCGACCAGCCGGGCCGGCTGGCGGACGTCATCACGAGCCATCTGTCGCTGAAAATTAAAGATAAGCAAGACATTCTCGAGACGGTGAACGTCCGCTCCCGGCTCGAGAAAGTGCTCGATCTTCTGAACAACGAGCGCGAAGTGCTCGAGCTGGAACGCAAAATCAGCCAGCGCGTGAAGAAGCAGATGGAAAAAACGCAGAAGGAATACTACCTGCGCGAGCAAATGAAGGCGATCCAGAAAGAGCTGGGCGAGAAGGAAGGGCGCGCGGGCGAGGTCGAAGAACTCCGGAACCAACTGGAGGAAGCCTCGCTGCCGGAGAAAATCGCCGCCAAGGTCGAGAAAGAAATCGACCGGCTGGAGAAAATGCCCGCCTCCTCCGCCGAAGGAGCGGTCATCCGTACTTACGTGGAGTGGCTGCTGGCCCTTCCGTGGAACAAGCAGACGGAAGACGATCTCGACATCGCCAAGGCCGAGCAAATCCTGGACGAAGAGCATTATGGCCTGGAGAAACCGAAGGAACGGGTGCTCGAGTACTTGGCGGTCCAGAAGCTCGTGAAAAAACTGAAAGGTCCGATCCTTTGCTTCGTCGGCCCGCCGGGCGTCGGCAAAACTTCGCTGGCGAGATCGATCGCGAAGTCCTTGGGCCGCGAATTCGTTCGCATCTCGCTCGGGGGCGTCCGCGACGAGGCTGAAATCCGAGGACACCGCCGCACTTACGTGGGCGCGATGCCGGGCCGCGTCATCCAAGGGATGCGCACCGCCGGCACGCAGAACCCCGTTTTCCTGCTGGACGAAATCGACAAAATGGCGATGGACTTCCGCGGGGACCCGGCGTCCGCGCTCCTCGAGGTGCTGGACCCGGAGCAGAACGCCACGTTCAGCGACCACTACATCGAAATGCCGTTCGACCTGTCCAACGTCATGTTCGTGACGACGGCCAACGTCGTGCATAACATCCCGCGGCCGCTGCTGGACCGCATGGAGCTGCTTACCGTACCGGGATACACCGAGCTGGAAAAGCAGAAAATCGCCGAGCAGCATCTGCTGCCGAAGCAGAAGCGGGAGCACGGGCTGGAGGAATCGCAGCTGGACGTGAAGCCCGAAGCCGTCCTTACGCTCATCCGGGAATACACCCGGGAGTCCGGCGTCCGCAACATGGAGCAGCAGCTGGCTTCCATTTGCCGCAAGGCGGCCAAGGAGATCGTGGCGAATCCGGAATCGGCTCCGATCGCGGTCGACGTCGCCAAGCTGAAGGAATACCTAGGCCCGCCGAAGTTCCGTTACGGCATGGCGGAGCAGGAAGACCAGATCGGCGCCGTCACGGGACTCGCCTGGACGGAAGTCGGCGGCGACACGCTGGTCATCGAAGTCACCGTGATGCCGGGCAACGGCAAGCTGACCCTGACGGGCAAACTCGGCGACGTCATGAAAGAGTCGGCTCAAGCCGCGTTCAGCTATACCCGCAGCCGGGTGAAGGAGCTCGGGATCGCTTCGGACTTCCACGAGAAGAACGACATCCATATCCATATTCCCGAAGGGGCGATCCCCAAAGACGGCCCGTCCGCCGGGATCACGATGGCGACCGCGCTGATTTCGGCCCTGACCAACCGGCCGGTCTCCCGCGAAGTCGCGATGACGGGGGAAATCACGCTGCGAGGCCGCGTGCTTCCGATCGGCGGCTTGAAGGAGAAATCCTTGGCTGCGCATCGGGCCGGCATCCGCAAAGTGCTGATTCCGAAGGACAACGAGCGCGACCTGCGGGATATACCGGACAGCGTGCGGGAAGCGATGACGTTCGTGCCGGTTTCGCACATGGACGAAGTGCTGCTTCACGCGCTGACCGATCCGATCTTGATCGCACCGCCGCCCGTCGGCAGCGACCCCGTCGCGCTGGAAACGACCCCGGATGCGCCGATTCCGGCGACCGTGGAATCCGAGACCGAAGACGGGCCGCCGCTCGGCACTCACTGA
- the lonB gene encoding ATP-dependent protease LonB — translation MSLSMILMLIQVFFAVIIGIYFWNLLRNQKSNRSAVDRESRKEMDKLRKLRSISLTKPLAEKTRPASMNDLVGQKEGIRALKAALCSSNPQHVLVYGPPGVGKTAAARVILEEAKKNPLSPFRQDAKFTEIDATTARFDERGIADPLIGSVHDPIYQGAGAMGVAGIPQPKPGAVTKAHGGILFIDEIGELHPIQMNKLLKVLEDRKVFLESAYYHAEDPNIPMYIHDIFQNGLPADFRLVGATTRSPSELSPALRSRCMEVYFRPLLPDEIGKIAENAIQKIGFQPMPEAVEVVKRYATNGREAVNIIQLAAGLALSENRTSLGAADVEWVVNSSQLPPRPDRKIPTEPQIGLVNGLAVYGPSMGALLEIEVTAIPAVPGRGQFTITGVVEEEELGGGQRTLRRKSMAKGSVDNVLTVLRRYGLHPENFDLHINFPGGTPVDGPSAGVAMAVAIASAMTKRPVDNKLAMTGEISIHGRVKPVGGVIAKVEAAFQSGAETVLIPKENSQEIFEGLEGVKVIPVDRMEEVFHHVFGDRVTMEEPGTVSQDSAIAADAFAATPAVSVLHAGQAAGEPSPLDGTGHRREAPLGPSAGLPAQG, via the coding sequence ATGAGCTTGAGCATGATTTTGATGCTGATTCAGGTGTTTTTCGCCGTCATCATCGGCATATATTTCTGGAACCTGCTGCGGAACCAGAAATCGAACCGGAGCGCGGTGGACCGCGAGTCCCGCAAGGAAATGGATAAGCTGCGGAAGCTGCGTTCGATTTCCTTGACCAAACCGCTGGCGGAAAAAACGCGGCCGGCTTCCATGAACGACTTGGTCGGGCAGAAGGAGGGCATCCGCGCCCTGAAAGCCGCGTTATGCAGCAGCAATCCGCAGCACGTACTCGTGTATGGGCCTCCGGGCGTCGGTAAAACAGCGGCCGCGAGGGTCATTTTGGAGGAAGCCAAGAAAAACCCGCTCTCTCCGTTCCGTCAGGACGCCAAGTTCACGGAGATCGACGCGACGACGGCCCGTTTCGACGAACGGGGCATCGCGGACCCGCTGATCGGTTCCGTGCACGACCCGATCTACCAGGGTGCCGGGGCGATGGGAGTCGCGGGCATTCCTCAGCCGAAGCCGGGAGCGGTCACGAAGGCGCACGGGGGCATCCTGTTCATCGACGAGATCGGCGAACTGCATCCGATCCAAATGAACAAGCTGCTCAAAGTGCTGGAGGACAGGAAGGTGTTCCTCGAAAGCGCCTATTACCATGCGGAAGATCCGAACATTCCGATGTACATTCACGATATTTTCCAAAACGGGCTGCCCGCCGATTTCCGTCTGGTCGGCGCGACCACCCGCTCGCCCAGCGAGCTGTCGCCGGCTCTCCGCAGCCGTTGCATGGAAGTGTATTTCCGGCCGCTGCTGCCGGATGAGATCGGTAAAATCGCGGAGAACGCGATCCAGAAAATCGGCTTCCAGCCGATGCCCGAAGCCGTGGAGGTCGTGAAACGTTATGCGACGAACGGCAGGGAAGCGGTGAACATCATCCAGCTGGCCGCCGGCTTGGCTTTGTCCGAGAACCGGACGTCGCTCGGCGCCGCGGACGTGGAATGGGTCGTCAACAGCAGCCAGCTCCCGCCGCGGCCGGACCGCAAAATCCCAACCGAGCCCCAAATCGGGCTCGTCAACGGGCTCGCGGTTTACGGGCCGAGCATGGGGGCTCTGCTGGAGATCGAAGTGACGGCGATTCCGGCCGTTCCCGGCCGGGGGCAATTCACGATTACCGGCGTCGTCGAAGAAGAAGAGCTCGGCGGCGGTCAGCGGACGCTTCGCCGTAAGAGCATGGCCAAAGGCTCGGTGGACAACGTTTTGACCGTGCTTAGACGTTATGGACTGCATCCGGAAAATTTCGACCTGCACATCAATTTCCCCGGAGGCACGCCGGTCGACGGTCCTTCCGCCGGGGTAGCGATGGCCGTCGCGATCGCATCGGCCATGACCAAGAGGCCGGTCGACAATAAGCTCGCGATGACCGGGGAAATCAGCATCCACGGACGGGTGAAGCCCGTAGGCGGCGTCATCGCCAAAGTCGAGGCCGCGTTCCAATCCGGGGCCGAAACCGTGCTCATTCCAAAGGAGAACTCGCAGGAGATTTTCGAAGGGCTGGAAGGCGTCAAGGTCATCCCGGTGGATCGGATGGAAGAGGTGTTCCATCACGTGTTCGGGGACCGCGTGACGATGGAGGAACCCGGAACCGTGTCGCAGGACTCCGCTATCGCGGCGGACGCGTTCGCCGCTACGCCGGCCGTCTCCGTGCTTCACGCCGGGCAGGCGGCGGGCGAACCGTCCCCGTTGGACGGAACGGGCCATCGGCGGGAAGCCCCTCTCGGCCCTTCCGCGGGGCTGCCGGCCCAGGGATAA
- a CDS encoding LysR family transcriptional regulator — translation MELAQMQYFAAVAELQHVTRAAEKLNITQPALSHSIAKLEEEFGVPLFERSGRNVQLNRYGVLFAKTVRNVLQEVERGKREIAEMAHPETGTVSLAYLNILGSATVPSMVGSFKMRHPGIRFELEQGNQQHIQRLMEAGQCDMALISPPSGTPGHRWVPLFSRKLYAVVPHVHPLAMREEIRLSELDGEAFIEHKSICAFRKMLDQLLAETGFKPNVQYEADDLQTVAGFVSQGLGVSVLPDSDGLRKMEGMSWLGISDSSCVCTVGLEWKEGRYESPAAKLFRDYLSGEYGEKLRRAN, via the coding sequence ATGGAATTGGCCCAAATGCAATACTTCGCGGCTGTAGCGGAGCTGCAGCATGTGACCCGCGCGGCGGAAAAGCTGAACATCACGCAGCCCGCGCTCAGCCACTCGATCGCCAAGCTGGAGGAAGAGTTCGGGGTTCCTCTGTTCGAGAGGAGCGGAAGGAATGTCCAATTGAACCGCTATGGCGTCCTATTTGCTAAGACGGTTCGGAACGTGCTGCAGGAAGTGGAACGGGGAAAAAGGGAAATCGCCGAAATGGCGCATCCGGAGACGGGGACCGTCAGTCTGGCTTACCTGAATATTTTAGGTTCCGCTACCGTTCCGTCTATGGTGGGCTCCTTCAAGATGAGGCATCCCGGCATCCGGTTCGAGCTCGAGCAGGGAAACCAACAGCATATCCAGCGACTTATGGAAGCCGGACAATGCGACATGGCGCTGATTTCCCCGCCGTCCGGTACGCCCGGACATCGCTGGGTTCCCCTTTTCTCCCGAAAGCTGTACGCCGTCGTGCCCCATGTCCACCCGCTGGCCATGCGGGAGGAGATCCGGTTGAGCGAGTTGGATGGAGAAGCTTTCATCGAGCATAAATCGATTTGCGCGTTCCGGAAGATGTTGGACCAGCTGCTGGCGGAAACGGGATTCAAGCCGAATGTGCAGTACGAGGCCGATGATCTGCAAACCGTAGCCGGCTTCGTCTCGCAGGGGCTTGGGGTTTCCGTGCTGCCCGATTCCGACGGGCTGAGGAAAATGGAAGGCATGTCCTGGCTGGGGATTTCGGACTCTTCGTGCGTCTGCACGGTCGGTTTGGAATGGAAGGAAGGGAGATACGAGTCGCCGGCCGCGAAGCTGTTCCGGGACTATCTTTCCGGCGAATACGGCGAGAAACTTCGCCGGGCAAACTGA